A genomic region of Micromonospora sp. NBC_01796 contains the following coding sequences:
- a CDS encoding winged helix-turn-helix domain-containing protein, with translation MPAKPKWERLADHLRAQIESGELAPGDKLPSTSQLCQEHNVSAIVVRQAIFKLRTEGLIEGVQGVGVFVTER, from the coding sequence ATGCCCGCCAAACCGAAGTGGGAGCGGCTCGCCGACCACCTGCGTGCGCAGATCGAGTCAGGCGAACTCGCTCCAGGAGACAAGCTGCCGTCGACCTCGCAACTCTGTCAGGAGCACAACGTCTCGGCGATCGTGGTGCGACAGGCGATCTTCAAGCTCAGAACCGAAGGCCTCATCGAAGGCGTTCAGGGCGTGGGAGTGTTCGTCACCGAGCGGTGA
- a CDS encoding FtsK/SpoIIIE domain-containing protein, translating to MGRLAVTYGRAVAAHRQARAHLDAARRGLAGVTAPPPPPETGDMVQRLRRVGEALSAVSAGPEFPGRPVPIRVGEAATSDGGFPVVVPLVGGAHLAIDTDARDPRTGAALRSLVIRLLMAAPAGSVRVVAIDNAALGATFLPLRPLVDAGVLSPPATSDGEIQALLTGAEQHARASHSDPNGRDRLLLVVAASMPEGRAELTRLAALTHAGPAAGVCVLAAGYPPRSTGLEPPPFGNTTRVTRDSDYAWVGDPPWWPYSGDGTGLVVPVLLDGDPPAGTIAAVAERHGDATRRDASLEFADLLPARNWTESAGTGLRTVIGRNGRDPVTLAFDDATPHWLVGGRTGSGKTVFLLDVLYGLAARYSPDELALFLLDFKEGVSFTEFVPTGHDGSWIPHARAVGIESDREYGVAVLRELRRELNRRANALKRHGVTKLADLPRDGKPVPRVVAVIDEFHVLFAGNDALAREAVALLEELARKGRSYGIHLVLASQSMSGIEALYGKVDSIFGQFPLRVALPGGSGVLDALNEAAGALPLGSAIINPAAGLSSANTVVRFPDAHGSAARVAALRHELWQGRAQGSFPPAVFKGYDSAHVEDDPTYRGLMPGGRRPMALVGRVVDVNLTSAMFMLDATPGRHLAVVGTTPVGADVLQAATLSLARQAQPGTARFLLAPLVAAADEVADATADALVAAGHPVTRLDAMALREEIRKLAEPVAQPSDRTYLVAFGMDGASGVLSAKDQNYRSGLDDLQQVLRHGPAYGVHLLGWWRGLRRLADDIGGAHNKDDIACLVALNVPGGELGMYLGMHDLAYTPRANRALLVDRHDQRSRLIVPFVRPGYELDEGQ from the coding sequence GTGGGCAGGCTCGCGGTCACGTACGGGCGGGCGGTCGCGGCACACCGGCAGGCGCGTGCGCATCTGGACGCCGCCCGTCGAGGGCTCGCCGGAGTCACCGCCCCGCCGCCACCGCCCGAGACCGGGGACATGGTGCAGCGGCTGCGCCGGGTCGGCGAAGCTCTCAGCGCCGTGTCGGCCGGACCGGAGTTTCCGGGCCGCCCGGTGCCGATCCGGGTCGGTGAGGCGGCCACTTCGGACGGCGGTTTCCCGGTGGTCGTACCGCTGGTCGGTGGGGCGCACCTGGCGATCGACACCGACGCCCGCGATCCACGTACGGGGGCGGCGCTGCGTTCCCTGGTGATCCGGCTCCTGATGGCCGCCCCGGCCGGCTCGGTACGGGTGGTGGCGATCGACAACGCCGCGCTCGGCGCCACGTTCCTGCCCCTGCGACCACTCGTCGACGCGGGTGTGCTGAGCCCGCCCGCGACCAGTGACGGGGAGATCCAGGCCCTGCTCACCGGCGCCGAGCAGCACGCCCGCGCCAGCCACTCCGACCCGAACGGCCGGGACCGGTTGCTGCTGGTGGTGGCGGCGTCCATGCCGGAGGGTCGGGCCGAGCTGACCCGGCTGGCCGCGTTGACACACGCCGGCCCGGCAGCCGGGGTGTGCGTGCTGGCGGCCGGTTACCCGCCCCGGTCGACGGGGCTGGAACCACCTCCGTTCGGCAACACCACCCGGGTGACCCGCGACAGCGACTACGCCTGGGTCGGTGACCCGCCGTGGTGGCCGTACAGCGGGGACGGGACCGGGTTGGTGGTGCCGGTCCTGCTCGACGGGGACCCGCCCGCCGGGACGATCGCCGCCGTCGCGGAACGGCACGGGGACGCCACCCGGCGGGACGCCAGCCTGGAGTTCGCCGACCTGCTGCCGGCCCGCAACTGGACCGAGTCGGCCGGCACCGGGCTGCGTACGGTCATCGGCCGCAACGGCCGCGACCCGGTGACCCTGGCGTTCGACGACGCGACCCCGCACTGGCTGGTCGGCGGCCGGACCGGCTCCGGCAAGACCGTCTTCCTGCTCGACGTCCTCTATGGACTCGCCGCCCGCTACTCGCCCGACGAACTGGCCCTCTTCCTGCTCGACTTCAAGGAGGGGGTCAGTTTCACCGAGTTCGTCCCGACCGGGCACGACGGTTCCTGGATCCCGCACGCCCGCGCCGTCGGCATCGAGTCCGACCGGGAGTACGGCGTGGCGGTCCTGCGGGAGCTGCGGCGGGAGCTGAACCGGCGGGCGAACGCGCTCAAGCGCCACGGTGTCACCAAGCTCGCCGACCTGCCCCGCGACGGCAAACCCGTGCCACGGGTGGTGGCCGTCATCGACGAGTTCCACGTGCTGTTCGCCGGCAACGACGCGCTCGCCCGCGAGGCGGTCGCACTGCTCGAGGAACTGGCCCGCAAGGGCCGCTCGTACGGCATCCACCTGGTGCTGGCCAGCCAGAGCATGTCCGGGATCGAGGCGCTCTACGGCAAGGTCGACTCGATTTTCGGCCAGTTCCCGCTCCGGGTGGCGTTGCCGGGCGGCTCCGGCGTACTCGATGCCCTGAACGAGGCCGCCGGGGCGCTGCCGCTCGGTTCCGCGATCATCAACCCCGCCGCCGGCCTCTCCTCGGCGAACACGGTGGTCCGCTTCCCGGACGCGCACGGCAGCGCCGCGCGGGTCGCGGCCCTGCGGCACGAACTGTGGCAGGGGCGGGCGCAGGGCTCGTTCCCACCCGCGGTCTTCAAGGGGTACGACTCCGCACACGTCGAGGACGACCCGACGTACCGTGGCCTGATGCCCGGTGGACGCCGGCCGATGGCCCTGGTCGGCCGGGTGGTCGACGTGAACCTGACGTCGGCGATGTTCATGCTCGACGCCACCCCCGGCCGGCACCTGGCGGTGGTCGGCACCACCCCGGTCGGCGCCGACGTGCTGCAGGCGGCCACCCTCAGCCTGGCCCGCCAGGCCCAGCCGGGTACCGCCCGATTCCTGCTCGCGCCGCTGGTCGCCGCCGCCGACGAGGTGGCCGACGCGACCGCCGACGCACTGGTCGCGGCCGGTCACCCGGTGACCCGGTTGGACGCGATGGCGTTGCGGGAGGAGATCCGCAAACTCGCCGAGCCGGTCGCCCAGCCGAGCGACCGGACCTATCTGGTGGCCTTCGGCATGGACGGGGCCAGCGGGGTGCTGTCCGCCAAGGACCAGAACTACCGGTCCGGCCTGGACGACCTCCAGCAGGTCCTGCGCCACGGCCCGGCGTACGGGGTGCACCTGCTCGGCTGGTGGCGGGGGCTGCGCCGGCTCGCCGACGACATCGGCGGGGCGCACAACAAGGACGACATCGCCTGCCTGGTGGCGCTGAACGTGCCCGGTGGGGAACTGGGCATGTACCTCGGGATGCACGATTTGGCGTACACGCCCCGGGCGAACCGGGCGCTGCTGGTGGATCGGCACGACCAGCGCAGCCGGCTGATCGTGCCGTTCGTTCGACCCGGGTACGAGCTGGACGAGGGGCAGTGA
- a CDS encoding nuclear transport factor 2 family protein — MTTENKTIVQRALAGLIETGNVDTLASFLSDDFVHHRPDSTASTRAQWLTAVRAALGPTAGMQVEILHLLADGDHVVVHSRRRLPDSGPEIVVVDVMRIADGLIAEIWEIIEPVAHAAANLVWWESAPEVARDARGGDELAVPLS, encoded by the coding sequence ATGACCACCGAGAACAAGACCATCGTCCAACGTGCGCTGGCAGGGCTGATCGAGACCGGCAACGTCGATACGCTCGCCTCGTTCCTCAGCGACGACTTCGTCCACCACCGGCCGGATTCGACAGCCTCGACCAGGGCGCAGTGGCTCACCGCCGTCCGCGCCGCACTGGGCCCCACCGCCGGTATGCAGGTCGAAATCCTTCACCTGCTGGCCGACGGTGACCACGTCGTGGTGCACTCACGACGCCGGCTACCCGACTCGGGCCCGGAGATCGTGGTCGTCGACGTCATGCGTATCGCCGACGGGCTCATCGCAGAGATATGGGAAATCATCGAACCGGTCGCCCACGCAGCCGCCAATCTGGTGTGGTGGGAATCCGCTCCAGAGGTAGCTCGGGATGCCCGTGGCGGCGATGAACTCGCGGTGCCTCTTTCCTGA
- a CDS encoding nuclear transport factor 2 family protein yields MYHAIVKRIATKNFNRVNEKDYDALLKDCVPDVYHRFGGDHALGGERHDREALRRWFERLGRLSPTLRLTVRDVWVKGTPHNTTIIIRWTATQNMPDGSPYNNHGVHIVQMKWGKIVSIDANEDSQLVAAALRVFAAQGVTEASAEPIVS; encoded by the coding sequence ATGTATCACGCCATCGTCAAGCGCATCGCTACCAAGAACTTCAACCGGGTCAACGAGAAGGACTACGACGCCCTGCTCAAGGACTGTGTGCCGGACGTCTACCACCGCTTCGGTGGGGATCACGCCCTCGGCGGTGAGCGCCACGACCGGGAGGCGTTGAGGCGGTGGTTCGAGCGCCTCGGACGACTCAGCCCAACCCTGAGACTGACGGTGCGCGACGTCTGGGTGAAGGGCACTCCCCACAACACGACGATCATCATCCGCTGGACGGCGACCCAGAACATGCCGGACGGTTCGCCGTACAACAACCATGGCGTACACATCGTGCAGATGAAATGGGGCAAGATCGTGTCGATCGACGCCAACGAGGACTCTCAGCTCGTCGCTGCGGCCCTGCGGGTCTTCGCCGCCCAAGGTGTGACCGAAGCTTCGGCCGAGCCCATCGTGAGCTGA
- the gltB gene encoding glutamate synthase large subunit, whose protein sequence is MPASPAPGIANLARTPEAQGLYDPAYERDACGVAFIADLNGRRSHDVVAKGLGALCRLDHRGARGAEQNTGDGAGIMLQVPDGFLREVVDFPLPPAGQYATGLVFLPREPDAEQRARAVLEKYALVEGAEVLGWRDLPVDATDLGETALAARPLIRQVFLAARRLTGSPAGPAGSALTGLELDRVAFCVRKQTERETAERGVPAYFPSLSARTMVYKGMLTPDQLPAFFPDLTDERVTSAIALVHSRFSTNTFPSWPLAHPYRFIAHNGEINTIRGNKNWMNAREALLASPKVPGNLKRLFPVCTPGASDSANFDEVLELLHLAGRSLPHAVLMMIPEAWENDPEMAPAERAFYRFHASLMEPWDGPASVAFTDGTMVGAVLDRNGLRPGRWWQTSDGLVVLGSEAGVLDLDPATVVAKGRLQPGRMFLVDTAAGRIVHDDEIKAGLAAEQPYAEWLHAGLIDLADLPAREHTVYTHDSVQRRQQTFGYTEEELKILLGPMARTGAEPLGSMGTDTPISPLSTRPRLLYDYFHQLFAQVTNPPLDAIREELVTSLQSTIGPEGNLLDPGPASCRQIVLPYPVLDNDELAKLLDVDEDGDLPGFKAVRVSGLYRLRDGAAGIRARLTEICRHVSEAIEDGVRILVLSDRDSTADLAPIPSLLLTAAVHQHLVREQTRTRAALIVESGDCREVHHAAVLIGYGAAAVNPYLAFESVEDLIATGALAGIEPAKAVRNYVKALGKGVLKIMSKMGISTVSSYCGAQVFEAVGLDSRLVQRYFAGTAGKIGGIGLTGIHEEIAARHAVAYPPSAAQGAHRRLEVGGEYQWRREGELHLFNPETVFLLQHATRSRQYEVFRDYTAKVDELAAKAGSLRGLFTLRTGVRPAVPLDEVEPASEIVKRFATGAMSYGSISAEAHETLAIAMNNLGGKSNTGEGGEDVERLYDPRRRSSVKQIASGRFGVTSEYLVNADDLQIKMAQGAKPGEGGQLPGNKVWPWIARTRHATPGVGLISPPPHHDIYSIEDLAQLVHDLKNVNPAARVHVKLVSEIGVGTVAAGVAKLKADVILISGHDGGTGASPLNSLKHAGTPWELGLAEAQQTLLLNRLRDRVTVQVDGQLKTGRDVLVAALLGAEEFGFATAPLIVAGCVMMRVCHLDTCPVGIATQNPVLRERYTGKPEFVENFFLFLAEEVRGYLAELGFRTLEEAIGQTELLDLAPALNHWKARGLDLRPVLHVPDLPEGAARRGIRAQDHGLAAALDNELLALAAPALADGTQVRASIRVRNEHRSVGAMLGGEVTRRFGGAGLPADTIEFALTGTAGQSFGAFLPAGVTLRLHGDANDYVGKGLSGGRLVVRPDAAAPFAARAADRTDGTPGAEDQIIAGNTILYGATAGELFLRGRVGERFAVRNSGAVTVVEGVGDHGCEYMTGGTVVVLGPTGRNFAAGMSGGAAFVWQLDPRRVNPELVDLAPLTVDERVTLHDLVQRHFAETDSAVAERLLKRWPEAVEEFTAVVPRDYKRVMQIMRAAEAAGHNVDEAVMTALAAPVAPPAAPVPSPAAPAQVTPRASQEVARA, encoded by the coding sequence TTGCCGGCGTCGCCGGCCCCGGGTATCGCGAACCTGGCCCGGACCCCCGAAGCGCAAGGGCTGTACGACCCCGCGTACGAGCGTGACGCCTGCGGGGTGGCCTTCATCGCCGACCTCAACGGACGCCGCTCGCACGACGTGGTGGCCAAGGGGCTCGGCGCGCTGTGCCGGCTCGACCACCGGGGCGCCCGTGGCGCGGAGCAGAACACCGGCGACGGCGCCGGCATCATGCTCCAGGTACCGGACGGATTCCTCCGCGAGGTGGTCGACTTCCCGCTGCCGCCGGCCGGGCAGTACGCCACCGGCCTGGTCTTCCTGCCCCGCGAACCGGACGCCGAACAGCGTGCCCGCGCCGTGCTGGAGAAGTACGCCCTGGTCGAGGGCGCGGAGGTCCTCGGCTGGCGGGACCTGCCGGTCGACGCGACCGACCTGGGCGAGACCGCCCTGGCGGCGCGTCCGCTGATCCGGCAGGTGTTCCTCGCCGCGCGTCGGCTCACCGGTTCGCCCGCCGGTCCGGCGGGTAGCGCGCTGACCGGGCTCGAACTGGACCGGGTCGCGTTCTGCGTGCGCAAGCAGACCGAGCGGGAGACCGCCGAGCGCGGGGTGCCGGCGTACTTCCCGTCGCTGTCCGCCCGGACCATGGTCTACAAGGGCATGCTCACCCCGGACCAGTTGCCGGCGTTCTTCCCCGACCTGACCGACGAGCGGGTGACCAGCGCGATCGCCCTGGTCCACTCCCGGTTCTCCACCAACACCTTCCCGTCGTGGCCGCTGGCGCACCCGTACCGGTTCATCGCCCACAATGGAGAGATCAACACCATCCGGGGCAACAAGAACTGGATGAACGCCCGCGAGGCGCTGCTGGCCAGCCCGAAGGTGCCCGGCAACCTCAAGCGGCTGTTCCCGGTCTGCACCCCCGGCGCCTCCGACTCGGCGAACTTCGACGAGGTCCTCGAACTGCTGCACCTGGCCGGGCGGAGCCTGCCGCACGCGGTCCTGATGATGATCCCCGAGGCGTGGGAGAACGACCCGGAGATGGCGCCCGCCGAGCGGGCCTTCTACCGGTTCCACGCCAGCCTGATGGAACCGTGGGACGGGCCGGCGTCGGTCGCGTTCACCGACGGGACCATGGTCGGCGCGGTCCTCGACCGCAACGGGCTGCGCCCCGGCCGCTGGTGGCAGACCAGCGACGGACTGGTGGTCCTGGGCAGCGAGGCGGGCGTGCTCGACCTCGACCCGGCGACCGTGGTGGCCAAGGGTCGCCTCCAGCCGGGCCGGATGTTCCTGGTCGACACCGCCGCCGGCCGGATCGTCCACGACGACGAGATCAAGGCCGGACTCGCCGCCGAGCAGCCGTACGCCGAATGGCTGCACGCCGGGCTGATCGACCTGGCCGACCTGCCGGCCCGCGAGCACACCGTCTACACCCACGACTCGGTCCAGCGTCGTCAGCAGACCTTCGGTTACACCGAGGAGGAGCTGAAGATCCTGCTCGGGCCGATGGCGCGTACCGGGGCCGAACCGCTCGGGTCGATGGGCACCGACACCCCGATCTCCCCGCTGAGCACCCGCCCCCGGCTGCTCTACGACTACTTCCACCAGCTTTTCGCGCAGGTCACGAACCCGCCCCTGGACGCGATCCGCGAGGAACTGGTCACCAGCCTCCAGTCGACCATCGGCCCGGAGGGCAACCTGCTCGACCCCGGCCCGGCGAGCTGCCGGCAGATCGTGCTCCCGTACCCGGTGCTGGACAACGACGAGCTGGCCAAGCTGCTGGACGTGGACGAGGACGGTGACCTGCCCGGTTTCAAGGCGGTACGGGTCTCCGGGCTCTACCGCCTGCGCGACGGCGCGGCCGGGATCCGCGCCCGGCTGACCGAGATCTGCCGGCACGTCTCGGAGGCGATCGAGGACGGCGTACGGATCCTCGTCCTCTCCGACCGCGACTCCACCGCCGACCTGGCCCCGATCCCGTCACTGCTGCTCACCGCGGCCGTGCACCAGCACCTGGTACGCGAGCAGACCCGGACCCGGGCGGCGCTGATCGTCGAGTCCGGCGACTGCCGGGAGGTGCACCACGCCGCCGTGCTGATCGGGTACGGCGCCGCCGCGGTGAACCCGTACCTGGCGTTCGAGTCGGTCGAGGACCTGATCGCGACGGGTGCACTCGCCGGGATCGAGCCGGCCAAGGCGGTCCGCAACTACGTCAAGGCGCTCGGCAAGGGCGTCCTGAAGATCATGTCGAAGATGGGCATCTCCACCGTCTCGTCGTACTGCGGTGCGCAGGTGTTCGAGGCGGTCGGCCTCGACTCCCGGCTGGTCCAGCGGTACTTCGCCGGTACGGCCGGCAAGATCGGCGGGATCGGCCTGACCGGCATCCACGAGGAGATCGCCGCCCGGCACGCGGTCGCGTACCCGCCGAGCGCGGCTCAGGGCGCGCACCGGCGGCTCGAGGTCGGCGGCGAGTACCAGTGGCGGCGCGAGGGTGAACTGCACCTGTTCAACCCGGAGACGGTGTTCCTGCTCCAGCACGCCACCCGCTCCCGCCAGTACGAGGTGTTCCGCGACTACACCGCCAAGGTCGACGAACTGGCCGCGAAGGCGGGTTCGCTGCGCGGGCTGTTCACCCTCCGTACGGGGGTCCGGCCGGCGGTGCCACTGGACGAGGTCGAGCCGGCCAGCGAGATCGTCAAGCGGTTCGCCACCGGGGCCATGTCGTACGGGTCGATCTCGGCCGAGGCGCACGAGACCCTCGCGATCGCGATGAACAACCTCGGCGGCAAGTCGAACACGGGCGAGGGCGGCGAGGACGTCGAGCGCCTCTACGACCCGCGTCGCCGCTCCTCGGTCAAACAGATCGCCAGCGGCCGGTTCGGCGTCACCAGCGAATACCTGGTCAACGCCGACGACCTCCAGATCAAGATGGCGCAGGGGGCGAAGCCCGGCGAGGGCGGCCAGCTCCCCGGCAACAAGGTCTGGCCGTGGATCGCCCGTACCCGGCACGCCACCCCCGGCGTCGGCCTGATCTCCCCGCCGCCGCACCACGACATCTACTCCATCGAGGACCTGGCCCAACTCGTCCACGACCTGAAGAACGTCAACCCGGCCGCCCGGGTGCACGTCAAGCTGGTCAGCGAGATCGGCGTCGGTACGGTCGCCGCCGGGGTGGCGAAGCTCAAGGCCGACGTCATCCTGATCTCCGGCCACGACGGCGGCACCGGCGCCTCCCCGCTGAACTCGCTCAAGCACGCCGGCACCCCGTGGGAGCTGGGACTGGCCGAGGCGCAGCAGACCCTGCTGCTCAACCGGCTCCGCGACCGGGTCACCGTGCAGGTCGACGGCCAGCTCAAGACCGGTCGGGACGTACTCGTCGCGGCGCTGCTCGGGGCCGAGGAGTTCGGCTTCGCCACCGCCCCGCTGATCGTCGCCGGGTGCGTCATGATGCGCGTCTGCCACCTCGACACCTGCCCGGTCGGCATCGCCACCCAGAACCCGGTGCTGCGCGAGCGCTACACCGGCAAGCCGGAGTTCGTGGAGAACTTCTTCCTCTTCCTCGCCGAGGAGGTCCGCGGTTACCTGGCCGAGCTGGGCTTCCGGACCCTGGAGGAGGCGATCGGGCAGACCGAACTGCTCGACCTCGCCCCGGCGCTGAACCACTGGAAGGCGCGCGGGCTCGACCTGCGGCCCGTACTCCATGTGCCGGACCTGCCCGAGGGCGCCGCCCGGCGCGGCATCCGGGCCCAGGACCACGGCCTGGCCGCCGCCCTGGACAACGAACTGCTCGCCCTGGCCGCCCCGGCGCTGGCCGACGGCACCCAGGTCCGGGCGTCGATCCGGGTCCGCAACGAGCACCGCAGCGTCGGTGCGATGCTCGGCGGCGAGGTGACCCGCCGGTTCGGCGGCGCCGGCCTGCCCGCCGACACCATCGAGTTCGCCCTCACCGGCACCGCCGGCCAGTCCTTCGGCGCGTTCCTGCCGGCCGGGGTCACCCTGCGGCTGCACGGCGACGCCAACGACTACGTCGGCAAGGGACTCTCCGGCGGCCGGCTGGTCGTCCGCCCGGACGCCGCCGCGCCGTTCGCCGCCCGCGCCGCGGACCGGACCGACGGTACGCCCGGCGCCGAGGACCAGATCATCGCCGGCAACACCATCCTGTACGGGGCCACCGCCGGTGAACTCTTCCTCCGGGGCCGGGTCGGTGAGCGGTTCGCGGTCCGCAACTCCGGCGCGGTGACGGTGGTCGAGGGGGTCGGCGACCACGGGTGCGAGTACATGACCGGTGGCACCGTCGTGGTGCTCGGCCCGACCGGGCGGAACTTCGCGGCCGGCATGTCCGGTGGCGCCGCCTTCGTCTGGCAGCTCGACCCGCGCCGGGTCAACCCCGAACTGGTCGACCTGGCCCCGCTCACCGTCGACGAGCGGGTCACCCTGCACGACCTGGTCCAGCGGCACTTCGCCGAGACCGACTCGGCGGTCGCCGAGCGGCTGCTCAAGCGCTGGCCGGAGGCGGTCGAGGAGTTCACCGCCGTGGTACCCCGCGACTACAAGCGGGTAATGCAGATCATGCGGGCCGCCGAAGCCGCCGGCCACAACGTCGACGAGGCGGTCATGACCGCGCTGGCCGCCCCCGTGGCGCCGCCGGCCGCGCCCGTGCCGTCGCCCGCCGCGCCCGCGCAGGTCACGCCGCGCGCGTCCCAGGAGGTGGCTCGTGCCTGA
- a CDS encoding TetR/AcrR family transcriptional regulator, with protein MSIKPDADGRTALLSAARAELDEHGHAGISLRAVARRAGVSHAAPKYFFQDRAGLLTAIATEGFTALAAALRTVSASRPANPLSALGRAYIDFGLGNRALFDLMFRPTELHTDDPALRTAQEEAIGELGSAVFGRASGSGKGEVPQLSLVSWALAHGLVVLARDGALQSATNAPTPEEAAETARSLAGLFAAHLGADPDTRKTPS; from the coding sequence ATGTCCATCAAGCCCGATGCGGATGGTCGCACCGCTCTGCTCAGCGCCGCCCGGGCGGAACTCGATGAACACGGCCATGCCGGGATCAGCCTCCGCGCGGTTGCCCGCCGTGCCGGCGTCTCCCACGCCGCCCCCAAATACTTCTTTCAGGATCGCGCAGGGCTCCTGACCGCGATCGCGACCGAGGGCTTCACCGCGTTGGCGGCCGCGTTGCGCACGGTCTCGGCGTCGCGGCCAGCCAACCCGCTCTCGGCCCTGGGCCGGGCGTACATCGACTTCGGCCTGGGCAACCGCGCCCTGTTCGACCTGATGTTCCGCCCCACCGAGCTGCACACCGACGACCCGGCCCTGCGTACGGCACAGGAAGAGGCGATCGGCGAACTCGGCTCGGCCGTTTTCGGCCGGGCATCGGGGTCGGGCAAGGGCGAGGTTCCGCAACTGTCGCTGGTGAGCTGGGCCCTGGCGCACGGCCTGGTCGTGCTCGCCCGCGACGGCGCGCTGCAATCCGCGACCAACGCCCCTACCCCCGAAGAGGCCGCGGAGACCGCCCGAAGCCTGGCTGGCCTGTTCGCCGCCCATCTGGGTGCTGACCCGGATACTCGAAAGACTCCAAGCTGA
- a CDS encoding glutamate synthase subunit beta gives MPDPNGFLRYDRRLPARRPVPVRISDWREVYPAAADDLVREQATRCMDCGIPFCHDGCPLGNRIPDWNDLVRTGNWSHAIESLHATNNFPEFTGRLCPAPCEAACVLGISGGQPVTIKQVEVEIINRAVDLDLVRPQVVAKPSGKRIAVVGSGPAGLAAAQQLARAGHAVTVYERDDRIGGLLRYGIPDFKLEKEHIDRRLEQLTAEGVAFVTGVNVGVDITAEQLRAEYDAVLLACGALQGRDTQATPGRALRGVRQAMEHLVAANRVVNGLDESTPIDAAGKHVVIIGGGDTGADCLGVAHRQGAVGVHQLDLYPVPPGSRDENRDPWPTWPWILRDYPAHEEGGERVFAVAVQEFVDDGTGQVRAVRVAEVSVTKQDGQRIMTVKPGSERELPADLVLLAIGFDGTEEQPLLDQLGVARNRRGAIDATADWQTSTDGVFVAGDMHRGASLIVWAIAEGRAAAAAIHTYLDGPGTLPAPVTASAQPLTAAR, from the coding sequence GTGCCTGACCCGAACGGTTTCCTGCGCTACGACCGGCGGTTGCCGGCCCGCCGTCCGGTGCCGGTGCGGATCAGCGACTGGCGGGAGGTCTACCCGGCCGCCGCCGACGATCTCGTACGCGAACAGGCCACCCGCTGCATGGACTGCGGCATCCCGTTCTGCCACGACGGCTGCCCGCTGGGCAACCGGATCCCGGACTGGAACGACCTGGTACGTACCGGCAACTGGTCGCACGCGATCGAGTCGCTGCACGCCACGAACAACTTCCCGGAGTTCACCGGGCGGCTCTGTCCGGCACCGTGCGAGGCGGCCTGCGTACTCGGGATCTCCGGGGGGCAGCCGGTCACCATCAAGCAGGTCGAGGTCGAGATCATCAACCGGGCGGTGGACCTGGACCTGGTCCGTCCGCAGGTGGTGGCGAAGCCGTCCGGCAAGCGCATTGCCGTCGTGGGTTCCGGGCCGGCGGGACTCGCTGCCGCGCAGCAGTTGGCCAGGGCTGGGCACGCTGTCACCGTCTACGAGCGCGACGACAGGATCGGCGGCCTGCTCCGGTACGGCATCCCCGACTTCAAGCTGGAGAAGGAGCACATCGACCGGCGGCTGGAACAGCTCACCGCCGAGGGCGTCGCCTTCGTCACCGGCGTCAACGTCGGTGTCGACATTACCGCCGAGCAGCTCCGCGCCGAGTACGACGCCGTCCTGCTCGCCTGCGGTGCGCTCCAGGGCCGGGACACCCAGGCCACTCCCGGGCGGGCCCTGCGCGGCGTGCGCCAGGCGATGGAGCACCTGGTCGCGGCGAACCGGGTGGTGAACGGACTGGACGAGAGCACCCCGATCGACGCCGCCGGCAAACACGTTGTGATCATCGGTGGTGGTGACACCGGCGCGGACTGCCTCGGTGTGGCCCACCGGCAGGGCGCTGTCGGCGTACACCAGCTCGACCTGTACCCGGTGCCACCGGGCAGCCGGGACGAGAACCGCGACCCGTGGCCGACCTGGCCGTGGATCCTGCGCGACTACCCGGCGCACGAGGAGGGCGGCGAGCGGGTCTTCGCCGTCGCGGTCCAGGAGTTCGTCGACGACGGCACCGGCCAGGTACGCGCGGTCCGGGTCGCCGAGGTCAGCGTGACCAAACAGGACGGGCAGCGGATCATGACCGTCAAGCCCGGCTCGGAACGGGAACTTCCGGCCGACCTGGTGCTGCTGGCGATCGGCTTCGACGGAACCGAGGAGCAGCCGCTGCTCGACCAGCTCGGGGTGGCCCGCAACCGGCGCGGCGCGATCGACGCCACCGCCGACTGGCAGACCTCCACCGACGGGGTCTTCGTCGCCGGTGACATGCACCGGGGCGCGTCGCTGATCGTCTGGGCGATCGCCGAGGGCCGCGCGGCCGCCGCCGCGATCCACACCTACCTCGACGGTCCCGGCACCCTGCCGGCCCCGGTCACCGCCTCCGCCCAACCCCTGACCGCCGCCCGCTGA